Sequence from the Fusobacterium periodonticum ATCC 33693 genome:
AAGCAATTGGTAGAATAGGAAATTTTATGAATGGTGAAGTTCATGGAGTTCCAACTTTTACACCATTTTCTGTAATATTTAATTTAAAACCTAAATTCTATGAATGGTATTCATATTATCAAAATTTAGATTTGCTTGAAAAAGCAAAATATAAAGAGCTTGTTCCTTGGGGAGTTGTATTCCCAGAAAGTTCACCAGCAGGAAGTGAATTTCCTAATTTAGCATTACACCCTGCTATGCTTTATGAAATGGTCTTAAACTTTATTGGTTTCTTTATAATTTGGTTTATTCTAAGAAAAAAAGAAAATAAAGCACCTGGTTATATGTGGTGGTGGTATATAATAATCTACTCTATAAATAGAATAATAATAAGTTTCTTTAGAGTTGAGGACTTAATGTTCTTTAATTTTAGAGCACCTCATGTAATAAGTTTTATTTTAATTGCTATTTCAATTTTCTTTTTGAAAAAAGGAAATAAAAAAATATTATAATTTATTGACAAATTTAATAAAAAATGTTAAAATTCTTTAAGTAAAAGCCATCAAGAGAGATTGAGGGACAGGCCCATTGAGATCTCAGCAACCTACACATTGTGTGTGGTGCTAATTCCTGGTAGATGGAGAATGATTATTAAATTAACATTTCTCTATCTGGATTGGATAGAGTTTTTTTATTATATTATTGTTTGTTTTAATTTTTTAAGGAGGAATGAATGAAAAAATTTACATATTTTACTTCTGAATTTGTATCACCTGGACATCCAGATAAAGTTTCAGACCAAATATCAGATGCTATTTTAGATGCTTGTCTAGCAGATGACCCTAATTCAAGAGTTGCTTGTGAAGTATTCTGTACTACAGGTTTAGTTGTAGTTGGTGG
This genomic interval carries:
- the lgt gene encoding prolipoprotein diacylglyceryl transferase is translated as MNPVFLKLGPIELHYYGLMYAIAFYVGITLGKKIAKERNFDVELVENYAFVAIISGLIGGRLYYVLFNLPYYLRNPLEIPAVWHGGMAIHGGIIGGIIGTFIYAKIKKVNPFTLGDFAAGPFILGQAIGRIGNFMNGEVHGVPTFTPFSVIFNLKPKFYEWYSYYQNLDLLEKAKYKELVPWGVVFPESSPAGSEFPNLALHPAMLYEMVLNFIGFFIIWFILRKKENKAPGYMWWWYIIIYSINRIIISFFRVEDLMFFNFRAPHVISFILIAISIFFLKKGNKKIL